A window from Pseudomonas sp. Tri1 encodes these proteins:
- the lanM gene encoding type 2 lanthipeptide synthetase LanM — MLVNALKLDQRGKCRYSSDGDIALFENNLTRLHADDQTLLNHFGLNREQLVSYIKEPINQQCLPAAGETALNALKDKLARLDSINVETKESSGGTDNFYWFSYRFFLYFVDAFKADERYLNASTHIDEPALFASLERYVLARVERTAEQSLVHYLNTRIANGDDIDLNGFNEHLRTLPLLTFFESYPVLATLLFDLLEDTLHYLYAVIHNFADDAEALVREFSIPSRKIEAIELGLGDPHGRGETVCQVKISTTSLVYKPRANREAIFFYRLLGQLREWTGADCFSIHTPRILSRERHSWVEKIDNLPCDSEADVGLFYEKMGAQIAVIHALNGIDFHYENIIACGNSPVMIDLECLFTASTSDLLTDLPAGCALSNSFKLVQRSICSSGFVPFSQQLNNDQSGLTRQALFISTRHSLVFDGGFYHLRKVEFEHHLMQKHLPLLQSERKGPQAYKAELLQGFEYAYGRLMVHRHAIMQKLEQAAGELSTRVLLKNSQRYADFIGLIRHPRFMQNMLDRELLLATLWKDLKEPYREKGIPRYEIADLQRSSIPCFTMPLNANYFTSAQGETIPMAAVEPPLESCLQKIANLSHKDWALQRTLLEICLFPEPNGHPPSLIKQTLANLEKKPLDAILSISSRLEELAIVGAAEDVSWLSFHMHPTTQRKYPSPMDHGLYSGIAGIGLFYLSLFKVSGKPRFLSCMDQVLDSLEQRFGFFKTDLTVSAYHGLGSYIYLLINRRQVTGDASHDEKIAGLLTQLIEVPPEHYDFDFLGGCCGAVTLLANIHALSAQEDVLPAIQRMVDYIKDQILIEDGQLLRRDDRSVILTGLSHGLSGVIHALCKAYDVTGDATLVPLAIQVLVGENRLSRDGFWLDLRNLGPADHTSKWCHGDGGILIARRQLMESMGDALDEATRQTVLDDIQRCENNLWQHGFGEGYNLCHGDFGNLLCLYDLYRHSDNPEGMNRVREALDEVSRQFFEGPSLDSDRVPDVSLLTGIAGAGYALLYQMDPTLPNILSLDFATPA, encoded by the coding sequence ATGCTTGTTAACGCTTTGAAGTTGGATCAGCGTGGGAAGTGCAGATATTCTTCCGACGGCGACATCGCCCTTTTTGAAAACAACCTGACTCGTCTGCATGCTGACGACCAAACCTTGCTGAATCACTTTGGGTTGAACAGGGAGCAGCTGGTCTCTTATATCAAGGAACCTATCAACCAGCAGTGCTTGCCCGCCGCTGGCGAAACCGCCTTGAATGCCCTCAAGGATAAGCTTGCTCGCCTCGACAGCATTAATGTCGAAACAAAAGAAAGCTCAGGCGGCACGGATAATTTTTATTGGTTCAGCTATCGTTTTTTTCTTTATTTCGTCGACGCCTTCAAGGCAGATGAGCGCTATTTGAATGCGTCAACGCACATTGATGAACCCGCGTTGTTTGCAAGCCTTGAACGCTATGTCCTGGCCCGGGTTGAACGCACGGCGGAGCAGAGCCTGGTCCATTATTTGAATACACGGATTGCGAACGGTGATGACATTGACTTGAACGGATTCAATGAGCATCTGCGCACGTTGCCGCTGCTGACATTTTTCGAATCCTACCCAGTTCTAGCGACACTGCTGTTTGATCTGCTGGAAGACACCCTCCATTACCTTTATGCAGTCATTCACAACTTCGCCGACGATGCTGAAGCGCTGGTGCGGGAATTTTCGATTCCGTCCCGGAAAATCGAGGCTATCGAGCTTGGCCTGGGTGACCCCCATGGTCGCGGCGAAACGGTCTGCCAAGTCAAGATCAGCACGACTTCATTGGTCTACAAGCCAAGAGCAAACCGGGAGGCGATTTTTTTCTATCGTCTTCTTGGACAGTTGCGTGAGTGGACAGGCGCGGATTGTTTTTCTATCCACACCCCACGGATCCTCAGCCGCGAGCGACATAGCTGGGTAGAGAAAATCGACAACCTACCTTGTGACAGCGAAGCGGACGTTGGACTGTTCTATGAAAAAATGGGGGCACAAATAGCCGTCATCCATGCATTGAATGGGATCGACTTTCACTACGAAAACATTATCGCGTGCGGCAACAGTCCGGTCATGATTGACCTCGAGTGCTTGTTCACGGCTTCCACCAGCGACCTGCTCACTGACCTGCCCGCTGGCTGCGCACTGTCCAATAGCTTTAAATTGGTCCAGCGGTCGATATGTTCCAGCGGCTTCGTACCCTTTTCACAGCAACTCAATAACGACCAAAGTGGTCTGACCCGGCAAGCCTTATTCATCTCAACCCGCCATTCCCTGGTTTTCGACGGTGGTTTTTATCATCTGCGTAAAGTCGAATTCGAACACCACCTGATGCAAAAACACTTGCCGCTTTTGCAGAGTGAGCGCAAGGGGCCCCAAGCTTATAAAGCAGAGCTTCTCCAAGGCTTTGAATATGCCTATGGCAGACTCATGGTTCACCGGCACGCGATCATGCAGAAGCTTGAACAAGCCGCAGGCGAACTGTCGACCCGGGTGTTGCTGAAAAACTCTCAACGCTACGCTGACTTCATCGGGCTGATCCGTCACCCGCGCTTCATGCAGAACATGCTCGACAGAGAACTCCTGCTCGCGACCTTGTGGAAAGATTTGAAAGAACCCTATCGGGAAAAGGGCATTCCCCGCTATGAAATAGCCGACCTGCAAAGATCCAGCATTCCGTGCTTTACCATGCCGCTGAACGCCAACTATTTTACGAGCGCACAGGGTGAAACAATACCGATGGCGGCCGTGGAGCCCCCGCTGGAAAGCTGCCTACAGAAAATAGCCAACCTGTCCCACAAAGACTGGGCCTTGCAACGCACCTTGCTCGAAATCTGTTTGTTCCCAGAACCGAATGGACATCCACCATCGCTAATCAAGCAAACGCTGGCGAACCTTGAAAAGAAGCCCCTCGACGCGATTCTGAGCATCAGTTCACGCCTCGAGGAACTCGCGATAGTGGGCGCAGCAGAGGATGTAAGCTGGCTGTCTTTCCATATGCACCCCACGACTCAGAGAAAATACCCCTCGCCAATGGATCACGGGCTGTACTCCGGTATTGCCGGGATTGGGTTGTTTTACCTGAGCCTGTTTAAAGTGAGCGGCAAACCGCGCTTTCTATCGTGCATGGATCAGGTTCTGGACTCACTGGAACAACGCTTCGGCTTTTTCAAAACCGATTTGACGGTCAGTGCGTATCACGGGCTGGGGTCTTACATCTATCTGCTCATCAATCGTCGCCAGGTCACTGGAGACGCCAGTCACGATGAAAAAATTGCCGGCCTGCTGACCCAGCTGATTGAAGTGCCTCCTGAACACTATGATTTCGACTTCCTGGGAGGTTGTTGTGGTGCGGTGACACTACTGGCCAATATCCATGCGTTATCGGCACAGGAGGACGTGTTGCCGGCCATACAACGCATGGTCGACTACATAAAAGACCAAATCCTGATTGAAGACGGCCAGCTTCTACGACGCGATGACCGCTCTGTCATTCTGACAGGCTTGTCCCACGGCCTCTCGGGCGTCATCCATGCCCTGTGCAAAGCCTATGACGTGACCGGCGATGCGACGCTGGTGCCTTTGGCCATCCAGGTACTCGTGGGGGAAAACCGCTTGAGTCGGGATGGTTTCTGGCTGGACCTGCGCAACCTCGGGCCGGCGGACCATACGTCCAAGTGGTGCCACGGCGACGGAGGCATCCTCATCGCCAGACGACAGCTCATGGAGTCGATGGGGGACGCCCTGGACGAAGCGACCAGGCAGACCGTGCTCGACGATATACAGCGATGCGAGAACAATCTCTGGCAACACGGGTTTGGCGAGGGCTACAACCTGTGCCATGGCGACTTCGGCAATCTGCTCTGCCTGTATGACCTGTATCGGCATTCAGATAACCCCGAGGGTATGAACAGAGTCAGAGAGGCACTGGACGAAGTCTC